The Candidatus Delongbacteria bacterium genomic sequence AACTCATTTATCTGATCTCTTAACTCTTTAGCTTTCTTTCGTGCTACTTCCGCAAAATCGGCTCCACTCGAAGCGTATATAATTCCTCTAGATGAATTTATTAGAGCAAGGATATCTTTTTTGTGGAATGCATATTTCACTGTATTTTCAAGATCACCACCTTGAGCTCCAATCCCTGGAATAAGATATGGCATTTCTGGTGCTATATTTCTAATTCCTTCAAACATGGTTGGATGTGTAGCTCCAACTACAAGACCACAATTTCTTTTCGAATTCCATGAGTTAATCTGCTCGATAACTTTTTCATAAACGAATTGTCCATTTTCAAGTTTTTGCATTTGAAAATCCTTAGATCCTGGATTTGATGTTAACGCAAGAACGAATACCCCTTTTTCTTCATTCTCAAGAAATGGCAGCACAGAGTCTGATCCCATGTAAGGATTTACTGTCACAGCATCAAAATTGTAAAAATCAAAAACAGCTTTATTGTATCTTGAAGATGTGTTCCCAATATCCCCACG encodes the following:
- the pyrF gene encoding orotidine-5'-phosphate decarboxylase, which translates into the protein MNFTEKVITVIKHKQSCVCVGLDTDLDKIPSILKGEKDPLYKFSKEIYDATKDYAAAFKPNFAFFECYGPEGMDALSRLAAEMDDDIIKIADAKRGDIGNTSSRYNKAVFDFYNFDAVTVNPYMGSDSVLPFLENEEKGVFVLALTSNPGSKDFQMQKLENGQFVYEKVIEQINSWNSKRNCGLVVGATHPTMFEGIRNIAPEMPYLIPGIGAQGGDLENTVKYAFHKKDILALINSSRGIIYASSGADFAEVARKKAKELRDQINELINY